The Halichoerus grypus chromosome 14, mHalGry1.hap1.1, whole genome shotgun sequence genome contains a region encoding:
- the SETX gene encoding putative helicase senataxin isoform X4 yields the protein MQGSIGFLASLQRLNVTITRAKYSLFILGHLRTLMENQHWNHLIQDAQKRGAIIKTCDKNYRHDAAKILKLKPVLQRSLTHPPAVAPEASRPQGGLPSNKLDSEFAKTSFTSSLYHMPPESSGTVTTKDPERPLLQDRLRDPRLLRRMGLDPEAKGVCLRDPQPLSPQHPGATPPSGEPGFPGSHQDLGSAQQSTARGTALNNYKPHAQCEPPAAGTDVSTSKRCDWEGGLSHRRETRAFSEGDQDRWSPESHYSKRSPGWDKRGLEKEDCSSKKRRLL from the exons ATTTCTGGCAAGTTTGCAGAGACTGAACGTCACCATCACACGAGCCAAGTACAGCCTCTTCATCCTCGGACATTTAAGGACCCTCATG GAAAATCAGCACTGGAATCACCTGATTCAGGATGCACAGAAGCGGGGTGCCATTATCAAGACGTGCGACAAAAACTATAGGCACGACGCAGCGAAGATTCTGAAGCTCAAGCCCGTGCTGCAGAGAAGTCTGACTCACCCTCCCGCCGTAGCCCCGGAGGCGTCCAGACCCCAGGGCGGCTTGCCCAGCAACAAGCTCGACAGTGAATTTGCCAAGACATCTTTCACTTCTTCCCTGTATCACATGCCCCCTGAATCTTCTGGTACTGTCACTACAAAGGACCCTGAAAGGCCTCTCCTTCAGGACCGGCTTCGGGACCCACGACTGCTTAGGAGGATGGGCCTGGACCCCGAAGCCAAAGGGGTGTGCCTAAGGGATCCGCAGCCCTTGAGCCCCCAGCATCCCGGAGCGACACCTCCCTCGGGCGAGCCAGGCTTCCCTGGGAGTCACCAGGATCTGGGTAGCGCACAGCAGTCCACTGCCAGAGGAACCGCTCTGAACAACTACAAACCTCACGCGCAGTGTGAACCTCCAGCTGCTGGGACTGATGTCTCCACAAGTAAAAGATGTGACTGGGAAGGAGGGCTCAGCCACAGAAGAGAGACCCGGGCTTTCAGTGAGGGCGACCAGGACAGGTGGAGCCCGGAGAGCCACTACTCGAAGAGGAGCCCTGGCTGGGACAAGAGGGGACTGGAGAAGGAGGACTGCAGCTCAAAGAAAAGAAGGCTTTTATAG